A part of Desulfomicrobium baculatum DSM 4028 genomic DNA contains:
- a CDS encoding HD domain-containing phosphohydrolase yields MNPSMRSWLLFPLFVLAALLVVWKSDAPAEDGAGPSVLVLHSYAPDYSWTRDLHDGIVSVLQAPDVRGRYRVEYMDAKHHGSSAYLKQLLLLYREKYTRSRFDGIILTDDHALELVARYRDELFPKTPIVACGINDISSIPTNARDMNIIIESLAHLETLGAALKQNPGTRKIFVMIDGTLTGQTILRDLLQQTHAVASRVEVVPPMTREQLVEFARQRVPGELIYLLVYFQDAAGQVFTAEEIPRAIAAASPVPVYVAWDFQLNSGVVGGCVTSAFGHGRKAAQTLLERLAGKNPPATYSKLQGVNRHTYDYVALQRFAIPVSVLPENAVLLNRPLSYFEVHRSVILSALVVIAILGVIIVLLVQNVLKQRKINLGNAEIMDLNREMIETQTELLSTLGDVIETRSQDTANHVRRVAAYSALLGEKYGLSTEDIALIQAAAPMHDIGKIGIPDAILNKPGKLTEAEFEKIKHHTVIGQRILHTSDRKLMAGARAIALQHHERWDGTGYPCGLKGEEINLLARICALADVYDALSLGRVYKPAWPKEKVLRFIREERGGMFDPRIVDLFFENLDELEAIKRRLSDPSGLKADESISGPVHCPVREV; encoded by the coding sequence ATGAACCCTTCCATGCGCTCTTGGCTTTTGTTTCCGCTTTTCGTCCTTGCGGCGCTGCTTGTCGTCTGGAAGTCGGATGCGCCTGCCGAAGACGGGGCGGGGCCCAGCGTGCTGGTGCTGCATTCCTACGCGCCGGACTATTCCTGGACCAGGGACCTGCATGACGGGATAGTGTCGGTGCTGCAGGCCCCGGACGTGCGGGGGCGCTACCGCGTGGAATACATGGACGCCAAGCACCACGGATCCTCCGCCTATCTCAAGCAGTTGCTGCTTCTTTATCGCGAGAAGTACACCAGGTCCCGCTTCGACGGGATCATTCTCACCGACGACCATGCCTTGGAGCTGGTAGCCAGATACCGGGACGAGCTGTTCCCGAAGACACCCATCGTTGCCTGCGGAATAAACGACATAAGTTCCATCCCGACCAACGCCAGGGACATGAACATCATCATCGAAAGCCTGGCGCATCTGGAGACGCTTGGCGCGGCATTGAAGCAAAATCCGGGCACGCGGAAAATTTTCGTCATGATCGACGGCACGTTGACCGGACAGACCATCCTGCGCGATCTGCTGCAGCAGACCCATGCTGTGGCCAGCCGGGTGGAGGTCGTCCCTCCCATGACCCGTGAGCAGCTGGTCGAATTTGCCCGGCAGCGCGTTCCCGGCGAACTGATCTACCTGCTGGTCTATTTTCAGGACGCGGCGGGACAGGTGTTCACGGCGGAAGAGATTCCCCGGGCCATTGCCGCCGCTTCGCCCGTGCCGGTGTACGTGGCCTGGGATTTTCAGCTGAATTCAGGCGTGGTCGGCGGGTGCGTGACCAGCGCCTTCGGGCACGGACGCAAAGCCGCACAGACGCTGCTCGAACGTCTGGCCGGAAAGAATCCGCCCGCGACCTACAGCAAGTTGCAGGGTGTGAACCGGCACACCTACGACTACGTGGCGCTGCAGCGCTTCGCCATCCCCGTGTCCGTCCTGCCGGAGAACGCGGTCCTGCTGAACCGTCCGTTGTCCTATTTCGAGGTCCATCGCTCCGTCATTTTGAGCGCCCTGGTGGTCATCGCCATTCTCGGGGTGATCATCGTGCTCCTGGTCCAAAACGTGCTCAAGCAGCGCAAGATCAATCTCGGCAATGCCGAAATAATGGACTTGAACCGCGAGATGATCGAGACGCAGACAGAGCTTTTGTCCACCCTGGGCGATGTCATCGAGACACGTTCGCAGGACACGGCCAACCATGTGCGCAGGGTGGCCGCCTATTCGGCCCTGCTCGGGGAGAAATACGGGCTGTCCACGGAAGACATCGCGCTCATTCAGGCCGCGGCCCCGATGCACGACATCGGCAAGATCGGAATTCCGGACGCGATCCTGAACAAGCCCGGCAAGCTCACCGAGGCGGAATTCGAGAAGATCAAGCACCACACGGTCATCGGGCAGCGCATTCTGCACACCTCCGACCGCAAGCTCATGGCCGGCGCCCGCGCCATCGCCCTGCAGCATCACGAGCGCTGGGACGGGACCGGTTATCCCTGCGGCCTGAAGGGAGAGGAGATCAACCTGCTGGCGCGGATCTGCGCCCTAGCGGACGTCTATGACGCGTTGTCGCTGGGCCGGGTCTACAAGCCCGCCTGGCCCAAGGAAAAGGTGCTGCGGTTCATTCGCGAGGAGCGGGGAGGGATGTTCGACCCCAGGATCGTCGATCTGTTCTTCGAAAACCTGGACGAGCTGGAAGCCATCAAACGTAGGCTCTCAGATCCTTCCGGGCTGAAGGCGGATGAAAGCATTTCAGGGCCTGTGCATTGTCCCGTTCGAGAGGTGTGA
- a CDS encoding helix-turn-helix domain-containing protein: MLERTKKPHTENVTIRITGPASRKKEAVKILAHLGFAIQEETSTTPWRETLGFENSQLPGVFLAGARHREGMTQEQLAKATGIARRHISEMENNKRPIGKLNARKLAAALHVDPRRFLSA, from the coding sequence ATGTTGGAACGCACGAAAAAGCCCCATACTGAGAACGTGACCATCCGCATCACCGGCCCTGCAAGCAGGAAAAAAGAAGCTGTAAAGATACTCGCACACCTTGGTTTCGCAATTCAGGAAGAAACTTCTACCACGCCATGGCGCGAAACGTTGGGCTTCGAGAATTCGCAGCTGCCTGGCGTATTTCTGGCCGGAGCCCGGCATCGGGAAGGAATGACCCAGGAGCAGCTGGCCAAGGCCACGGGCATTGCACGGCGGCACATCTCCGAGATGGAGAACAACAAGCGCCCCATCGGCAAGCTGAACGCCCGCAAACTGGCCGCAGCCCTGCATGTCGATCCCAGACGCTTTCTGTCGGCCTGA
- a CDS encoding NAD-dependent succinate-semialdehyde dehydrogenase, which yields MRLQDASLLCSKCHIGGVWVEADGNGSFPVINKTTGDVICTVPNCGKSETDRAIASAAEAFKTWGAMTGKERGLVLHRWHALIHENIDDLALILTLEQGKPLAESRGEILLGCTYIDWFAEEGRRAYGEVIPSPWSGKQPLAIRQPIGVAAAITPWNFPNSMITRKAAPALAAGCPVIVKPASATPLSALALGVLAERAGFPAGVFSVITGNAREIGDALCQSPTVRALSFTGSTPVGKKLMAQCAQTMKKLSLELGGNAPFLVFEKGDVEDAVRSAVGCKFRNAGQTCICANRFLVEDAVHDEFVERLKTEVGRIILGDGTKTGVTQGPLIDGKAFAFMHELLQDATSKGATIVCGGKPSALGGNFFKPTIVTDVTRDMRLFQEEIFGPIAPIIRFSSEEEAIELANDTPYGLASYVFTRDLPQLWRVVTRLEYGLVGANEVALASGEVPFGGVKDSGLGREGGRQGLDEYLETKYILLGGLDKR from the coding sequence ATGCGATTACAGGACGCGTCACTCCTTTGTTCCAAGTGTCATATCGGCGGTGTATGGGTTGAGGCAGACGGCAACGGTTCATTCCCGGTCATAAACAAAACAACCGGCGACGTGATCTGCACAGTCCCGAATTGCGGAAAATCCGAAACAGACCGTGCGATCGCCTCAGCAGCCGAAGCTTTCAAGACCTGGGGCGCAATGACCGGAAAAGAACGCGGCCTTGTCCTGCACCGATGGCATGCTCTCATCCACGAAAACATTGACGACCTCGCCCTGATACTGACTCTGGAGCAGGGAAAGCCCCTTGCGGAATCCAGAGGGGAAATACTTCTGGGATGCACCTATATAGACTGGTTCGCAGAGGAGGGACGCCGGGCATACGGTGAAGTCATTCCTTCCCCGTGGAGCGGCAAGCAGCCCCTGGCCATACGCCAGCCGATCGGCGTGGCGGCGGCCATAACACCCTGGAATTTCCCGAACTCCATGATCACGCGAAAAGCCGCGCCAGCCTTGGCGGCCGGGTGCCCGGTCATCGTCAAACCCGCATCCGCGACCCCCTTGTCCGCGCTTGCGCTCGGGGTCCTGGCTGAGCGCGCAGGTTTTCCTGCGGGCGTATTCTCCGTGATCACCGGCAACGCGCGCGAAATCGGAGACGCCTTGTGCCAGAGCCCAACAGTGCGCGCGCTCAGCTTTACCGGCTCCACTCCTGTCGGGAAGAAACTCATGGCCCAATGTGCGCAGACCATGAAAAAGCTGTCCCTTGAACTGGGCGGCAACGCGCCGTTTCTTGTTTTTGAAAAAGGGGATGTGGAGGACGCCGTGCGCAGCGCAGTGGGCTGCAAATTTCGGAATGCCGGGCAAACCTGCATCTGCGCCAACCGTTTTCTGGTGGAGGACGCTGTGCACGATGAATTCGTGGAGCGCCTCAAGACGGAAGTCGGCAGGATCATCCTGGGAGACGGAACCAAGACCGGAGTAACCCAAGGCCCGCTCATCGACGGCAAGGCTTTCGCCTTCATGCACGAGTTGCTGCAGGACGCGACAAGCAAAGGAGCCACCATCGTGTGCGGCGGCAAGCCGTCGGCCCTGGGCGGGAACTTCTTCAAGCCCACCATCGTCACCGACGTGACCAGGGACATGCGTCTCTTCCAGGAGGAAATCTTCGGCCCCATCGCCCCGATCATTCGCTTCTCCAGCGAAGAAGAGGCCATCGAACTTGCAAACGACACGCCCTACGGACTGGCCAGCTATGTCTTCACCCGCGATCTGCCCCAGCTGTGGAGAGTCGTGACCAGGCTCGAATATGGACTGGTCGGCGCCAACGAGGTCGCCCTCGCCTCGGGCGAAGTCCCGTTTGGAGGCGTGAAGGATAGCGGACTTGGCCGGGAAGGCGGTCGGCAGGGATTGGATGAGTACCTGGAAACCAAGTACATCCTGCTTGGAGGTCTGGACAAGCGCTAG
- a CDS encoding sigma-54 interaction domain-containing protein has translation MFSKFFEQFLDSFKDAVCITDHAGIVVYLNNRHSELTGIPRESLLGKSAVEMMEHGLFDVVINPEIVKTKRSHSSIQNAGGRKLILEGTPILDESGEVAFVITFMRDVTTLMDLKRKLAIQKELLDAYQTMNMADQKYAAEYPRVVHSPAMRKIYSQIDNIAETDATVLLIGETGVGKDVVARHIHSVSPRSEKPFIKADCSSIPESLIETMLFGYTSGTFSGGSRHGKIGLIEAAASGTLFLDEIGDLPLTMQSSLLRLLQDREVMRVGATSASKVDVRVLAATNKDLEKEVRLGNFRSDLYYRLKVAVLKLPPLRERRADILPMAHGFLDFFCAKYRREMKISAEADDALLRHSWPGNARELENLIQGLVVTSRKSFIGVEDLPFARGTRGKPCVCPENLADVDLEGRTFKEIMQDLEGSVLRKAIDQFGSVNDAAKKLGINRSTVFRKLKELGETPRDGG, from the coding sequence ATGTTTTCAAAATTCTTCGAACAGTTTCTCGACAGCTTCAAAGACGCCGTGTGCATCACCGATCACGCCGGAATCGTTGTCTATCTGAATAACCGGCACAGCGAACTGACCGGAATCCCCAGAGAATCCTTGCTCGGAAAGTCGGCCGTGGAGATGATGGAGCACGGGCTCTTCGACGTTGTCATCAATCCCGAGATCGTCAAGACCAAGCGGAGCCACTCCAGCATCCAGAACGCGGGAGGCCGCAAGCTCATCCTGGAAGGAACGCCCATCCTCGACGAATCGGGAGAGGTGGCGTTTGTCATCACCTTTATGCGCGACGTGACCACCCTCATGGACTTGAAGCGCAAGCTCGCGATCCAGAAGGAACTTCTCGACGCGTACCAGACCATGAATATGGCCGATCAGAAATATGCGGCCGAGTATCCTCGCGTCGTCCACAGCCCGGCCATGCGCAAAATCTACAGCCAGATCGACAACATCGCCGAGACGGATGCCACGGTGCTGCTCATCGGCGAAACCGGCGTAGGCAAGGACGTCGTCGCCCGGCATATCCACTCGGTCAGCCCCAGGTCCGAAAAACCCTTCATCAAGGCCGACTGTTCGAGTATCCCCGAAAGCCTGATTGAGACGATGCTCTTCGGCTACACCAGCGGCACTTTTTCCGGGGGCAGCAGGCACGGCAAGATCGGGCTCATAGAGGCGGCCGCGTCCGGCACCCTGTTTCTGGATGAGATTGGAGATCTGCCCCTGACCATGCAGTCGAGCCTGCTCCGACTGCTTCAGGACAGGGAGGTGATGCGGGTCGGCGCCACATCTGCAAGCAAGGTCGATGTGCGCGTCCTGGCTGCGACGAACAAGGATCTCGAGAAGGAAGTGCGTCTGGGCAACTTCCGCTCCGACCTCTACTACCGTCTGAAGGTGGCCGTCCTGAAACTGCCGCCCCTGCGCGAGCGCAGAGCGGACATACTGCCCATGGCTCACGGATTCCTGGATTTCTTTTGCGCCAAATACAGACGCGAGATGAAGATCAGCGCCGAGGCCGACGACGCCCTGTTGCGTCATTCCTGGCCGGGCAACGCGCGGGAGCTTGAAAATCTGATTCAAGGGCTGGTGGTCACCAGCCGGAAAAGCTTTATCGGCGTGGAGGATCTTCCTTTCGCCCGTGGCACGCGCGGCAAGCCCTGCGTCTGCCCTGAAAATCTCGCCGATGTGGATCTGGAGGGCCGCACTTTCAAGGAAATAATGCAGGACCTGGAAGGGAGCGTCCTGCGGAAGGCGATCGACCAGTTCGGATCCGTGAACGATGCGGCCAAGAAACTCGGCATCAACCGCAGCACGGTCTTCCGCAAGCTCAAGGAGCTCGGTGAGACGCCCAGGGACGGCGGCTAA
- a CDS encoding pyridoxamine 5'-phosphate oxidase family protein, whose protein sequence is MEYTLRRTSRKRENDEAWGVLRRCTWGFLSVVGPNATPYGVPLNYALLEQDDEKHLIFHCANEGRKTDYLKLNPQAAFVAVENAETLPEKFSTAYASAMVSGYIERVDDPETKRALLKFFVQKLAPGFQERGDRHIEHRLSDCCVLKLKIEHICGKGRKKEEPYALADLGF, encoded by the coding sequence ATGGAATACACGTTACGACGCACAAGCAGAAAAAGAGAGAATGATGAAGCATGGGGAGTTCTTCGTCGGTGCACATGGGGTTTTCTCTCCGTAGTCGGACCGAATGCGACGCCTTATGGGGTCCCCCTCAATTACGCACTCCTTGAGCAGGATGATGAAAAACACCTCATCTTCCACTGCGCCAATGAAGGTCGCAAGACAGATTACCTGAAACTCAACCCTCAAGCCGCCTTCGTCGCGGTCGAAAATGCCGAAACGCTTCCCGAGAAATTCAGCACCGCATATGCCAGCGCCATGGTTTCCGGATACATTGAAAGAGTCGATGACCCGGAAACGAAAAGGGCTTTGTTGAAATTTTTTGTGCAAAAACTCGCCCCAGGCTTTCAGGAACGCGGCGACAGGCACATCGAACACCGACTGAGCGACTGCTGCGTTTTGAAACTCAAAATCGAGCACATTTGCGGAAAAGGTCGCAAGAAAGAAGAACCATACGCCTTGGCCGATCTGGGATTCTAG
- a CDS encoding HAD family hydrolase: MKLVERPKAVFWDIDGTLITTEGLHFEVIRDWCAGHGYLLTEEANIELLGKTMPEKWAILQPRLPAGLTEDAFRADCACAYMAGLRADMMRPGPVAAVKRLHTLGVLQAAVSNGEAPVIEANLRVLGLWELMAFTVCGNDVACGKPAPDPYQEAARRAGLAPHECMAVEDSIVGVTSAVTGGLVTLAWPEADAGAPVELPGATLTLRDDADFPWAAFEA; encoded by the coding sequence ATGAAGCTTGTGGAGCGGCCCAAGGCCGTTTTCTGGGATATCGACGGCACCCTCATCACCACCGAGGGCCTGCATTTTGAGGTCATCCGCGACTGGTGCGCGGGGCATGGTTACCTCTTGACCGAGGAAGCCAACATCGAACTTCTGGGCAAGACCATGCCGGAGAAGTGGGCCATCCTGCAGCCGCGTCTGCCCGCCGGACTGACCGAGGACGCTTTCCGCGCCGATTGCGCCTGCGCCTACATGGCAGGGCTGCGCGCGGACATGATGCGCCCCGGCCCCGTGGCCGCGGTGAAACGCCTGCACACGCTCGGCGTGCTCCAGGCCGCCGTGTCCAACGGCGAGGCCCCGGTCATCGAGGCCAACCTGCGCGTGCTCGGGCTGTGGGAGCTGATGGCCTTCACGGTCTGCGGCAACGACGTGGCCTGCGGCAAGCCCGCGCCGGACCCGTACCAGGAGGCCGCGCGGCGGGCCGGGCTGGCTCCGCACGAGTGCATGGCCGTGGAGGATTCCATCGTAGGCGTGACCTCGGCGGTCACGGGCGGCCTCGTCACTCTGGCCTGGCCCGAAGCGGATGCGGGAGCGCCAGTGGAACTGCCCGGTGCGACACTGACGCTGCGTGACGACGCCGACTTTCCCTGGGCCGCGTTCGAGGCCTGA
- a CDS encoding glycerophosphodiester phosphodiesterase has protein sequence MRKTFALPEVWAHRGARSAAPENTMAAARAALAQGADGWELDVHLTLDGKVVVTHDHGLRRVTDIASRPGMPPRRHHVVNRLTLDQIRSLDAGSWFARRDPFGTVAGGEVEAGQLAAFAGEAIPTLAEALAWTRESGLAVNVEIKDMLGGDDEGLVYAVVGLIRAAGLDGRVLVSSFRQKSLELFRELCPEVPVGLLLDEKAMAGSTQDIVARLRSLEAVAVHPSFKGLFPGRIAAFAEAGFETNVYTVNREEDILWLAREGAAGIITDFPARAKAVLEACKQEEK, from the coding sequence ATGAGAAAAACATTCGCCTTGCCGGAAGTCTGGGCGCATCGCGGGGCGCGCAGCGCGGCCCCGGAAAACACCATGGCCGCGGCCCGCGCCGCCCTGGCCCAGGGTGCGGACGGCTGGGAACTGGACGTGCACCTCACCCTTGACGGCAAGGTCGTCGTCACTCACGACCACGGTCTGCGCCGCGTCACGGACATCGCATCGCGGCCGGGGATGCCCCCGCGCAGGCATCATGTGGTGAATCGGCTGACCCTGGATCAGATCCGCAGCCTGGACGCGGGGAGTTGGTTCGCGCGGCGCGACCCGTTCGGGACCGTGGCCGGCGGCGAGGTGGAAGCCGGGCAGCTGGCCGCCTTCGCCGGCGAGGCGATCCCGACCCTGGCCGAAGCGCTGGCCTGGACCCGTGAAAGCGGGCTGGCCGTCAATGTCGAGATCAAGGACATGCTCGGCGGGGATGACGAAGGGCTGGTCTACGCTGTCGTAGGGCTGATCCGTGCCGCAGGGCTGGATGGCCGGGTGCTGGTCTCGTCCTTCAGGCAGAAGTCGCTGGAGCTGTTCCGCGAGCTCTGCCCGGAAGTGCCCGTGGGTCTGCTGCTGGACGAAAAGGCCATGGCCGGCTCAACGCAGGACATCGTGGCGCGGCTCAGGAGCCTTGAGGCCGTGGCGGTGCATCCGTCCTTCAAGGGGCTTTTTCCGGGACGCATCGCGGCCTTTGCCGAGGCCGGATTTGAAACCAACGTCTACACCGTGAACCGTGAGGAAGACATACTGTGGCTGGCCCGCGAAGGGGCGGCCGGCATCATCACCGATTTTCCGGCCCGGGCCAAGGCGGTGCTGGAAGCATGCAAACAGGAGGAAAAATGA
- the hpsH gene encoding (2S)-3-sulfopropanediol dehydratase activating enzyme → MSDMNQQGYVFNIQKYTVHDGAGIRTMVFLKGCPLRCDWCSNPESQHLRPELAFNMAKCLTPAVCGRCITSCPSSRIMDIEGLPAIDCALCGTAPDCVDACPTGALSVYGKAMTVDAVLNAVEQDGVFYARSGGGMTLSGGEAMFQPEFALALLRDARRRRINTVMETCGHCSTEALLEACGLLDGLIFDIKSMSSARHRQGTGVGNELILENFESVLRAYPDLPITVRTPVIPGFNDTEEDIRAIVAHLPKRERLTYELLPYHRMGQPKYQFLKRPFPMGDAKLAPALMARLKAIAA, encoded by the coding sequence ATGAGTGACATGAATCAGCAAGGATACGTCTTCAACATCCAGAAATACACCGTCCATGACGGGGCAGGCATCCGCACCATGGTCTTCCTCAAAGGCTGCCCGCTGCGCTGCGACTGGTGCAGTAATCCCGAATCCCAGCATCTGCGGCCCGAGCTGGCCTTCAATATGGCGAAATGCCTGACCCCGGCCGTCTGCGGGCGGTGCATCACCAGTTGTCCAAGCTCCCGCATCATGGACATCGAAGGGCTGCCGGCCATCGACTGCGCCCTCTGCGGGACTGCGCCGGATTGCGTCGACGCCTGTCCGACGGGAGCTTTGAGCGTCTACGGCAAGGCCATGACCGTGGACGCGGTCCTGAACGCGGTTGAACAGGACGGCGTCTTCTATGCCCGTTCCGGCGGCGGCATGACCCTGAGCGGCGGCGAAGCCATGTTTCAGCCCGAATTCGCGCTGGCCCTGCTGCGCGACGCCAGGCGCAGACGGATCAACACCGTCATGGAAACTTGCGGCCACTGTTCCACAGAGGCGCTGCTCGAAGCCTGCGGGCTCCTTGACGGCCTCATCTTCGACATCAAGTCCATGTCCTCGGCACGGCACAGGCAGGGCACAGGCGTCGGAAACGAACTCATCCTCGAAAACTTTGAGAGCGTGCTCCGCGCCTATCCTGACCTGCCCATCACGGTGCGCACTCCGGTCATTCCCGGATTCAACGACACCGAGGAAGACATCAGGGCCATTGTCGCGCATCTGCCCAAGCGCGAACGGCTGACCTACGAACTCCTGCCTTATCACCGCATGGGGCAGCCCAAGTACCAATTCCTGAAGCGACCCTTTCCCATGGGAGACGCGAAGCTCGCCCCCGCCCTCATGGCAAGGCTGAAGGCCATAGCCGCTTAG
- a CDS encoding glycerol-3-phosphate dehydrogenase/oxidase gives MLRSDIIDQLGPGTTWDMIIIGGGATGLGCGVDAAGRGYKTLLLEERDFSQGTSSRSTKLVHGGVRYLQQGNLALVMDALHERGVLLRNAPHLVYNQAFVVPDYKWWERPFYGVGLKLYDMLAGKLGFGRSRVLSRAKTLNMIPNLEPTDLRGGVIYYDGQFDDSRLAITLARTMKDLGGLPVNHMGVTGLIKDEDGLVCGVHARNSLTGESRELRAKIVINATGVFVDDIRRMDDEGAARLIAPSQGIHLVLDKSFSPGDTAIMVPHTDDGRVIFLVPWHGRVLVGTTDVALDSASPEPRPMEEEITFLLEHAGRYLTRDPKRSDILSVFAGIRPLIRAEGEGKTSSLSRDHHLTISQSGLVTIAGGKWTTYRKMGEDAVTQAARFAGLPPHSCKTENLPLHGWLSGVDPRDHLSVYGSDIEEIREMIRRDPELGKPLHYKLPYLRAEVVWAVRREWARTLSDVLRHRTRALILDAAVSMIIARDVAEIMARELDQGKDWIEEQVGSFRELARTYLAG, from the coding sequence ATGCTCAGATCGGATATCATCGACCAACTCGGCCCAGGCACAACCTGGGACATGATCATCATCGGCGGCGGGGCCACGGGGCTGGGCTGCGGCGTGGACGCGGCCGGCCGTGGATACAAGACCCTGCTGCTGGAGGAGCGCGACTTCTCCCAGGGCACCTCCAGCCGCTCCACCAAACTTGTCCACGGCGGGGTGCGCTACCTGCAGCAAGGCAACCTGGCCCTGGTCATGGACGCCCTGCACGAACGCGGCGTGCTGCTCCGAAACGCACCGCATCTGGTCTACAACCAGGCCTTTGTCGTGCCGGACTACAAATGGTGGGAGCGCCCGTTCTACGGCGTGGGCCTCAAGCTCTACGACATGCTGGCCGGCAAGCTGGGCTTCGGGCGCTCGCGCGTCCTGTCGCGCGCCAAGACCCTGAACATGATCCCCAACCTCGAACCCACGGACCTGCGCGGCGGGGTCATCTACTACGACGGCCAGTTCGACGACTCCCGCCTGGCCATCACCCTGGCCCGCACCATGAAAGACCTGGGCGGGCTGCCGGTCAACCACATGGGCGTAACCGGACTCATCAAGGACGAGGACGGACTGGTTTGCGGCGTGCATGCCAGAAACTCTTTGACGGGCGAGAGCCGCGAGCTGCGCGCCAAGATCGTCATCAACGCCACGGGCGTGTTCGTCGACGACATCCGGCGCATGGACGACGAGGGCGCGGCCAGACTCATCGCCCCGTCCCAGGGCATCCATCTGGTCCTGGACAAGTCCTTCTCCCCCGGCGACACGGCCATCATGGTCCCGCATACCGACGACGGCCGGGTCATCTTCCTCGTGCCCTGGCACGGACGCGTGCTGGTCGGAACCACGGACGTGGCCCTGGACAGCGCAAGCCCCGAACCACGACCCATGGAGGAAGAGATCACCTTCCTGCTTGAACACGCGGGCCGCTACCTGACCCGCGACCCCAAGCGCAGCGACATCTTGAGCGTCTTCGCCGGCATCCGGCCCCTGATCCGGGCCGAAGGCGAAGGCAAGACCTCGTCCCTGTCCCGCGACCATCACCTGACCATCTCCCAGAGCGGGCTGGTGACCATCGCGGGCGGCAAATGGACCACCTACCGCAAGATGGGCGAGGACGCCGTGACCCAGGCCGCGCGCTTCGCGGGCCTGCCCCCCCACTCCTGCAAGACCGAGAACCTGCCCCTGCACGGCTGGCTGAGCGGGGTGGACCCGCGCGACCACCTCTCGGTCTACGGCAGCGACATTGAGGAAATCCGCGAGATGATCCGCCGCGACCCGGAACTGGGCAAGCCCCTGCACTACAAGCTGCCCTACCTGCGGGCCGAGGTGGTCTGGGCCGTGCGACGTGAATGGGCCCGGACCCTGTCCGACGTGCTGCGCCACCGCACCCGCGCGCTGATCCTGGACGCGGCCGTGAGCATGATCATCGCCCGCGACGTGGCCGAGATCATGGCCCGTGAACTGGACCAGGGTAAAGACTGGATCGAGGAACAGGTGGGGTCTTTCCGGGAACTGGCGCGAACCTATCTGGCGGGCTGA